Proteins from a genomic interval of Shewanella seohaensis:
- a CDS encoding M23 family metallopeptidase, whose translation MKLKFITLAMLLFILAGCLVPEQPIIPVKGASNKDWNSQTFWYEPWGSSGTHKGIDIFASANTPVIAPTPLLLLYKGEFFKGGKVVVGLGPKWQIHYFAHLDSLNASTGLFAGRGDVLGTVGTTGNAQGKPPHLHYSILSMLPRPWLIDTSTQGYKKAFYLNPIDYLDPK comes from the coding sequence ATGAAGCTCAAATTTATCACGCTCGCCATGCTGCTTTTTATTCTTGCAGGATGCCTAGTGCCAGAACAGCCCATCATCCCAGTCAAAGGCGCCAGCAATAAGGATTGGAATAGCCAAACCTTTTGGTATGAACCCTGGGGCAGCTCAGGCACCCACAAAGGAATTGATATATTTGCCTCGGCCAATACGCCCGTAATCGCACCAACGCCGTTGTTACTTCTGTATAAAGGGGAGTTTTTTAAGGGTGGCAAGGTGGTGGTAGGACTTGGCCCAAAATGGCAAATCCACTATTTTGCCCACCTCGATAGCCTTAACGCATCGACAGGGTTATTTGCGGGACGCGGGGATGTGCTAGGTACTGTCGGCACAACGGGGAACGCCCAAGGCAAACCGCCCCATTTGCACTATTCCATTTTAAGCATGCTACCCAGACCTTGGTTAATCGACACTTCAACCCAAGGATATAAAAAGGCGTTTTACTTAAATCCAATCGACTATTTAGACCCTAAGTAA
- a CDS encoding DUF2986 domain-containing protein — MNRKKKINQTLKQKAKKANAKLHSSNKPKYVSKAERAAQTIAAETEVTQPVEQPAELIANGNA; from the coding sequence ATGAACCGTAAAAAGAAGATTAACCAAACGCTTAAACAGAAGGCGAAAAAAGCCAATGCCAAGTTGCATAGCAGCAATAAGCCTAAATACGTTTCTAAAGCCGAGCGGGCGGCGCAGACCATCGCGGCGGAAACCGAGGTGACTCAACCCGTTGAACAACCCGCTGAGCTCATTGCCAACGGGAATGCTTAA